One window of Microbacterium sp. 1S1 genomic DNA carries:
- the gcvT gene encoding glycine cleavage system aminomethyltransferase GcvT, giving the protein MSDPRYTPLRERHEALGASFTDFGGWQMPVRYTSDLAEHHAVRQAAGIFDISHMAEFTVRGADAGAFLDYALAGRLSALAVGKAKYSLLLTPEGGIVDDLIVYRLADDDFLIIANAGNRDAVHAALTERTVDGEAVEVADVSDDYALIAVQGPRAEEILAATEGIADVSVPWAEQKYYAWATASFAGDPLLLARTGYTGEDGFELLVPVAHATALWDAVLDAGTPLGLVPAGLAARDTLRLEAGMPLYGHELSLDTAPAQAGLGRVVVATKERFVGKDAPTPAVDARVLVGLTAEGRRAGRAGYAVVDADGTAIGEITSGALSPTLGHPIAMAYVDPSSAEEGTAVFLDVRGTRIPATVTALPFYRRTK; this is encoded by the coding sequence TACACGTCCGACCTCGCCGAGCACCACGCGGTACGCCAGGCCGCGGGCATCTTCGATATCTCGCACATGGCGGAGTTCACGGTCCGTGGAGCCGATGCCGGGGCTTTCCTGGACTACGCCCTCGCCGGGCGGCTGTCGGCGCTCGCGGTGGGCAAGGCGAAGTACTCGTTGCTCCTGACGCCCGAGGGCGGCATCGTCGACGACCTGATCGTCTACCGCCTGGCCGACGACGACTTCCTCATCATCGCCAACGCCGGCAATCGCGATGCCGTGCACGCGGCGCTCACGGAGCGCACCGTCGACGGCGAAGCCGTGGAGGTCGCGGATGTGTCGGACGACTACGCGCTGATCGCCGTGCAGGGGCCGCGCGCCGAGGAGATCCTCGCGGCCACCGAGGGCATCGCCGACGTCAGCGTCCCGTGGGCGGAGCAGAAGTACTACGCGTGGGCGACCGCGTCGTTCGCCGGGGACCCGCTGCTCCTCGCCCGCACGGGCTACACGGGGGAGGACGGCTTCGAGCTCCTCGTCCCCGTGGCCCACGCGACCGCGCTGTGGGACGCGGTCCTCGACGCTGGCACCCCGCTGGGCCTGGTCCCCGCCGGCCTCGCGGCGCGCGACACCCTCCGGCTGGAGGCGGGTATGCCGCTGTACGGCCATGAGCTGAGTCTCGACACCGCGCCCGCCCAGGCCGGCCTCGGCCGCGTGGTCGTGGCCACGAAGGAGCGCTTCGTCGGTAAAGACGCTCCCACGCCCGCCGTGGACGCCCGCGTGCTCGTCGGCCTGACCGCGGAGGGGCGGCGTGCCGGACGTGCCGGGTATGCGGTCGTCGACGCCGACGGGACCGCGATCGGCGAGATCACCAGCGGCGCCCTGAGCCCGACGCTCGGCCACCCCATCGCGATGGCCTACGTCGACCCTTCTTCCGCGGAAGAGGGAACCGCAGTATTCCTTGATGTGCGGGGGACCCGCATCCCCGCGACCGTGACCGCCCTGCCTTTCTACCGGAGGACAAAATGA
- the gcvH gene encoding glycine cleavage system protein GcvH: MTDLSALRYTDEHEWIAGDGDTVTIGITDYAAEKLGDVVFVELPAVGTELTAGSVVGEIESTKSVGELYAPVAGTVVEVNDAVVDDPSLVNAEPFEGGWLLKVHVAAGALDGLLDRDAYVALTEG; the protein is encoded by the coding sequence ATGACCGACCTCAGCGCACTCCGCTACACCGACGAGCACGAGTGGATCGCCGGCGACGGCGACACCGTCACCATCGGCATCACCGACTACGCCGCCGAGAAGCTCGGGGACGTCGTCTTCGTCGAGCTGCCCGCCGTCGGCACCGAACTGACCGCAGGCTCGGTGGTCGGCGAGATCGAGTCGACGAAGTCGGTCGGGGAGCTCTACGCTCCGGTCGCCGGCACGGTCGTCGAGGTCAACGACGCCGTCGTCGACGACCCCTCGCTCGTCAACGCCGAGCCGTTCGAGGGCGGCTGGCTGCTCAAGGTGCACGTCGCCGCCGGTGCGCTGGACGGACTGCTGGACCGCGACGCGTACGTCGCACTCACGGAGGGCTGA
- the gcvP gene encoding aminomethyl-transferring glycine dehydrogenase — MLDALGLGSVDSGTLSPVEELMRQAVPASIYTGPDDAVADSRIPVAASETEALAELRALAARNTVNRSMIGLGYYGTVTPQVIQRNVLENPSWYTAYTPYQPEISQGRLEALINFQTMVAELTGLTTANASMLDESTAVVEAMLLARRASKTTSNVFAVDADALPQTKAMLASRAEALGIELVTVDFAAGEELPAELFGVFVQYPGASGRVWDPSAVFDAAHLAGALAVAAADLLALTLLTAPGTLGADVAVGTTQRFGVPMGFGGPHAGYMAVRAGLERQLPGRLVGVSVDAEGKPAYRLSLQTREQHIRREKATSNICTAQVLLAVMASMYAVYHGPDGLRAIARDVTAKASLLRDWLVEAGVEVVHQHFFDTLTVRVPGRAAEYADQARGGYGILLRVADVDTIGIAVDETTTVAELHQVARVFGGKQERAFGFSPGEADALPDALRREDEYLTHPVFHSHRSETAMMRYLKSLADRDYALDRGMIPLGSCTMKLNAATEMAAITWPEFAGIHPFAPEADVHGYLELIDQLEGWLAEITGYDAVSLQPNAGSQGELAGLLAIRGYHRANGDDHRIVCLIPSSAHGTNAASAVLAGMKVVVVASDALGNVDLDDLRAKIAQHADDLAALMITYPSTHGVYEEQVVEITGAVHAAGGQVYVDGANLNALLGYARFGDLGGDVSHLNLHKTFAIPHGGGGPGIGPVAAKAHLAPYLPSHPLAQRSEHFGGHTFEGAVISAAPYGSAGILPISWAYVRMMGAEGLGRATAAAVLSANYIAERLGGHFPVLYTGESGRVAHECILDLRPLKEATGISVDDVAKRLIDYGFHAPTMSFPVAGTLMVEPTESEDLDEIERFIEAMIMIKAEADAVAAGRWPADDNPLVHAPHTAASLIAGEWSHAYTREEAAYPVRALVAAKYWPPVRRIDQAYGDRNLVCACPPIEAFA; from the coding sequence ATGCTCGACGCGCTCGGCCTCGGCTCCGTCGACAGCGGGACGCTGAGCCCGGTCGAGGAGCTCATGCGTCAGGCCGTCCCCGCCTCGATCTACACGGGACCGGACGACGCGGTCGCCGACTCCCGCATCCCGGTGGCCGCGTCGGAGACCGAGGCGCTGGCCGAGCTGCGCGCCCTGGCCGCGCGGAACACCGTGAACCGCTCGATGATCGGCCTCGGCTACTACGGCACCGTCACGCCGCAGGTCATCCAGCGCAACGTGCTCGAGAACCCGTCCTGGTACACGGCCTACACGCCGTACCAGCCCGAGATCTCCCAGGGCCGGCTCGAAGCGCTCATCAACTTCCAGACGATGGTGGCCGAACTCACCGGGCTCACGACCGCGAACGCGTCCATGCTCGACGAGTCCACCGCTGTCGTGGAGGCGATGCTGCTCGCACGCCGGGCCTCCAAGACCACGTCGAACGTGTTCGCGGTCGACGCCGACGCGCTGCCCCAGACGAAGGCGATGCTCGCCTCCCGAGCGGAGGCTCTGGGAATCGAGCTCGTCACGGTCGACTTCGCGGCGGGGGAGGAGCTGCCCGCCGAGCTCTTCGGGGTGTTCGTGCAGTATCCGGGTGCCTCCGGCCGCGTGTGGGACCCGTCCGCGGTGTTCGACGCCGCGCACCTCGCCGGCGCGCTCGCCGTCGCGGCCGCCGACCTGCTCGCGCTGACGCTCCTCACCGCGCCCGGCACCCTCGGGGCCGACGTGGCCGTGGGCACGACCCAGCGCTTCGGCGTGCCGATGGGCTTCGGGGGACCGCACGCCGGCTACATGGCGGTGCGCGCAGGCCTGGAGCGGCAGCTTCCCGGACGCCTCGTCGGCGTCTCCGTCGACGCCGAGGGGAAGCCCGCGTACCGGCTCTCGCTGCAGACTCGTGAGCAGCACATCCGCCGCGAGAAGGCGACGTCGAACATCTGCACCGCGCAGGTGCTGCTCGCCGTCATGGCCTCCATGTATGCGGTCTACCACGGCCCGGACGGGCTCCGGGCGATCGCCCGTGACGTCACCGCCAAGGCGTCCCTGCTGCGCGACTGGCTCGTGGAGGCCGGGGTCGAGGTCGTCCACCAGCACTTCTTCGACACGCTCACCGTTCGGGTTCCGGGCCGGGCGGCGGAGTACGCCGACCAGGCGCGGGGCGGCTATGGCATCCTGCTGCGGGTCGCGGACGTCGACACGATCGGCATCGCGGTCGACGAGACGACCACGGTGGCCGAGCTGCACCAGGTCGCGCGGGTCTTCGGTGGGAAGCAGGAGCGCGCCTTCGGGTTCAGTCCCGGTGAGGCCGACGCGCTGCCGGACGCCCTCCGCCGCGAGGACGAGTACCTCACGCACCCGGTGTTCCACAGCCACCGCAGCGAGACGGCCATGATGCGGTATCTGAAGAGCCTGGCCGACCGGGACTACGCCCTCGACCGCGGCATGATCCCGCTCGGCTCATGCACGATGAAGCTCAACGCCGCCACCGAGATGGCGGCCATCACCTGGCCGGAGTTCGCGGGCATCCACCCCTTCGCGCCGGAGGCCGACGTGCACGGCTACCTGGAGCTCATCGACCAGCTCGAGGGCTGGCTCGCCGAGATCACCGGGTATGACGCGGTGTCGCTGCAGCCGAATGCCGGCTCGCAGGGCGAGCTGGCGGGCCTCCTCGCGATCCGCGGCTACCACCGCGCGAACGGCGACGACCACCGCATCGTGTGCCTCATCCCGTCCTCCGCCCACGGCACGAACGCGGCCTCCGCCGTGCTCGCCGGCATGAAGGTCGTCGTGGTGGCGAGCGACGCGCTCGGCAACGTCGACCTGGACGACCTTCGCGCGAAGATCGCGCAGCATGCCGACGACCTGGCGGCGCTGATGATCACGTATCCGTCCACGCATGGCGTGTACGAGGAGCAGGTCGTCGAGATCACCGGGGCGGTGCACGCGGCCGGCGGTCAGGTGTACGTCGACGGCGCGAACCTCAACGCGCTCCTCGGCTACGCGCGATTCGGCGACCTCGGCGGCGACGTCTCGCACCTCAACCTGCACAAGACCTTCGCCATCCCGCACGGCGGCGGCGGCCCGGGCATCGGTCCTGTCGCGGCGAAGGCGCACCTCGCGCCGTACCTGCCGTCGCACCCGCTCGCGCAGCGCTCCGAGCACTTCGGCGGCCACACGTTCGAGGGCGCGGTCATCTCCGCGGCCCCGTACGGCTCCGCGGGCATCCTCCCGATCTCGTGGGCGTACGTGCGCATGATGGGGGCCGAGGGCCTCGGGCGTGCGACAGCCGCGGCGGTCCTCTCGGCGAACTACATCGCCGAGCGCCTCGGCGGCCACTTCCCCGTGCTCTACACGGGGGAGAGCGGACGGGTGGCGCACGAGTGCATCCTCGACCTGCGTCCGCTCAAGGAGGCCACCGGCATCTCCGTCGACGACGTCGCCAAGCGCCTGATCGACTACGGATTCCACGCGCCGACGATGTCGTTCCCGGTCGCCGGCACCCTCATGGTGGAGCCCACCGAGTCGGAGGACCTCGACGAGATCGAGCGCTTCATCGAGGCGATGATCATGATCAAGGCCGAGGCGGACGCCGTCGCCGCGGGGCGCTGGCCGGCGGACGACAATCCTCTCGTGCACGCCCCGCACACGGCGGCGTCGCTCATCGCAGGGGAGTGGTCGCACGCCTACACCCGCGAGGAGGCCGCCTACCCGGTGCGTGCCCTGGTCGCCGCCAAGTACTGGCCGCCGGTCCGCCGGATCGACCAGGCCTACGGCGACCGCAACCTCGTCTGCGCCTGCCCGCCGATCGAGGCCTTCGCCTGA
- a CDS encoding ABC transporter substrate-binding protein, translating to MKRNKIALAGSALFVIGALTLAGCASGGGNTSDGGSDANADADAIITTNGSEPENPLIPTNTNEVGGGKILDEIFAGLVYYDAEGKPVNDMAEEIITDDPQHLTIKLKKGQTFTNGEEVTADNFIKAWNEGAKASNAHLSGYFFEDIEGFSYEEDTELTGLEQVDDYTFTIALNKPASDFALRLGYSAYYPLPDVAFEDMEAFGQNPIGNGPYMIDGEDAWQHDVQIDLVRNDDYEGGRQPKNGGLTIKFYATQESAYADLLGNEVDVIDAIPTNSLPVFTDELGDRAVNQPSAVFQSFTIGQFLPHFSGEEGKLRRQAISMAINREEITETIFSGTRTPAADFTSPVIAGWSEEIPGNEVLDYDPEKAKELWAEADAISPWEGDFKIAYNADGGHDAWVDAVSNSIKNTLGIEASGDPYPTFQDLRTKVNDRTITTAARSGWQADYPGLYNFLGPLYATGASSNDGDYTSPEFDELIKAGISNPDPDAQLEDFTKAQEVLFQDLPAIPLWYSNVTGGYSENVDNVTFGWNSVPLYHEITKAGE from the coding sequence GTGAAGCGCAACAAGATCGCCCTCGCGGGCAGCGCACTGTTCGTGATCGGCGCCCTGACTCTCGCCGGCTGCGCGAGCGGTGGCGGCAACACGAGCGACGGAGGAAGCGACGCGAACGCGGATGCCGATGCCATCATCACCACGAACGGCTCCGAGCCGGAGAACCCCCTCATCCCGACCAACACCAATGAGGTCGGCGGCGGCAAGATCCTCGACGAGATCTTCGCCGGACTCGTCTACTACGACGCCGAGGGCAAGCCGGTCAACGACATGGCCGAGGAGATCATCACGGATGACCCCCAGCACCTCACAATCAAGCTGAAGAAGGGGCAGACCTTCACCAACGGTGAGGAGGTCACGGCGGACAACTTCATCAAGGCGTGGAACGAGGGTGCGAAAGCCTCGAACGCGCACCTGTCGGGGTACTTCTTCGAGGACATCGAAGGCTTCAGCTACGAAGAGGACACCGAGCTCACCGGCCTCGAGCAGGTCGACGACTACACGTTCACCATCGCGCTGAACAAGCCAGCCTCGGACTTCGCACTGCGTCTCGGGTATTCGGCGTACTACCCGTTGCCCGATGTCGCTTTCGAGGACATGGAGGCCTTCGGACAGAACCCCATCGGCAACGGTCCCTACATGATCGATGGTGAGGACGCCTGGCAGCATGACGTGCAGATCGACCTGGTCCGTAACGACGACTACGAGGGCGGACGACAGCCGAAGAACGGCGGGCTGACGATCAAGTTCTACGCGACCCAGGAGTCCGCGTACGCCGACCTCCTCGGGAACGAGGTGGACGTGATCGACGCGATCCCGACCAACTCCCTTCCGGTGTTCACCGACGAACTCGGCGATCGCGCCGTGAACCAGCCTTCCGCCGTGTTCCAGTCGTTCACCATCGGCCAGTTCCTCCCGCACTTCAGCGGCGAAGAGGGCAAGCTGCGCCGCCAGGCAATCTCGATGGCCATCAACCGGGAAGAGATCACCGAGACGATCTTCTCGGGCACCCGCACTCCAGCTGCTGACTTCACCTCGCCGGTGATCGCGGGCTGGTCGGAGGAAATCCCCGGCAACGAGGTTCTGGACTACGACCCGGAGAAGGCGAAGGAACTGTGGGCAGAGGCCGACGCCATCTCGCCGTGGGAGGGTGACTTCAAGATCGCTTACAACGCCGACGGCGGACACGACGCGTGGGTTGACGCGGTCAGCAACAGCATCAAGAACACGCTCGGCATCGAGGCATCCGGCGACCCGTACCCGACCTTCCAGGATCTGCGCACCAAGGTGAACGACCGCACCATCACCACCGCGGCACGCTCCGGCTGGCAGGCCGACTACCCGGGTCTGTACAACTTCCTCGGCCCGCTCTACGCGACGGGGGCCAGCTCTAACGACGGCGACTACACGAGCCCGGAGTTCGATGAGCTCATCAAGGCCGGCATCAGCAACCCTGACCCGGACGCTCAGCTCGAGGACTTCACCAAGGCCCAGGAGGTCCTGTTCCAGGATCTTCCGGCGATCCCGCTCTGGTACTCGAACGTGACCGGTGGTTACAGCGAGAACGTCGACAACGTGACGTTCGGCTGGAACTCGGTTCCGCTCTACCACGAGATCACGAAGGCCGGCGAGTAA